A genomic window from Paucibacter sp. KCTC 42545 includes:
- a CDS encoding metallophosphoesterase — translation MNRHRPLPAPTLQHRLLPLSLAVSAALLLAACASGPQQPAQQAQTLPPAMNKLLGAQEAAGLSRAEGLRRIAARSGLSVEELQQQPSRLEPIAQDLLARFERDTQALITSAQASGQPEAMALALPLLDAPGRFYAWTQFADMAQAPFSTSHITAVTAAAPGTQGQQRGSLEHEVPFSGPEVKAANATPTDLAARYAMSDPSLGHGQQVARVVTAAAQCPQLLVDGRPQPMQVRAPAVRGVASNSAAQTGDKRQTIGADFELLTCEATLPPAAQVVGVGGQRLALRPPQAQINRVVVVGDTGCRVQGPNAFGSGKPGAPLQDCSDESDWPWRRIARAAASFNPDLIIHNGDIHYREGLPKGTEPGQPQPNEARVAAYMDTITYGWKSWEADFFRPAGALLAAAPWAITRGNHELCDRAGAGWYRFLDYRRFPAQEPQYSPDYDAAICSNATDPLLVRLGDLQLILMDVGGLADAPGRGRNQGWTNGDHLRTARQLTAVARDGTTQSASVSWLVTHKPLFAFYSGGPKVTSSTWQFQKALQPGVESFGAGNGELPANLQMVHSGHIHGWMMISHPAQTGLPTQYLIGNSGQALEGFHFGARGDKPYQAAAPEAQANDIATQDRRWPWHDAPWSFRLPNGVMAQPDAFSSSPVIDAGSKNAHSEEFGFVVFDRITGSSNWTARMFDPQRQLLRTCTTEGKRTRCEAPAK, via the coding sequence ATGAACCGACACCGTCCTCTGCCCGCACCCACTTTGCAGCATCGCCTGCTGCCGCTGAGTTTGGCCGTCAGCGCGGCGCTGTTGCTGGCAGCCTGCGCCAGCGGTCCTCAGCAACCGGCGCAGCAAGCCCAGACTTTGCCGCCAGCCATGAACAAGCTTTTGGGCGCGCAAGAAGCCGCCGGCCTGAGCCGCGCCGAGGGCTTGCGCCGCATCGCCGCCCGCAGCGGCCTGAGCGTTGAGGAATTGCAGCAACAACCCTCGCGACTGGAGCCCATCGCCCAGGATCTGCTGGCCCGCTTTGAGCGCGACACCCAAGCCCTAATCACATCCGCCCAAGCCAGCGGCCAGCCGGAGGCCATGGCGCTGGCCTTGCCGCTGCTCGATGCACCCGGTCGCTTCTACGCTTGGACCCAGTTTGCCGATATGGCCCAAGCGCCCTTCTCTACCTCCCACATCACGGCGGTGACTGCCGCAGCGCCGGGCACGCAAGGCCAGCAGCGCGGCTCGCTCGAGCACGAAGTGCCTTTCTCCGGCCCCGAGGTCAAGGCCGCCAATGCCACGCCCACCGATCTGGCCGCACGTTATGCGATGAGCGACCCCAGCCTGGGCCACGGCCAGCAAGTCGCCCGCGTCGTCACCGCCGCAGCGCAGTGCCCGCAGTTGTTGGTGGATGGCCGGCCACAGCCCATGCAGGTGCGCGCGCCCGCCGTGCGCGGCGTGGCCAGCAATTCCGCCGCCCAGACCGGAGACAAGCGCCAGACAATCGGCGCCGATTTCGAACTGCTGACCTGCGAGGCCACGCTGCCGCCTGCGGCGCAAGTGGTGGGCGTGGGTGGCCAGCGCCTGGCGCTGCGCCCGCCGCAAGCGCAAATCAATCGCGTGGTGGTGGTGGGTGACACCGGCTGCCGCGTGCAGGGGCCCAATGCCTTCGGCAGCGGCAAGCCTGGCGCACCGCTGCAAGACTGCAGCGATGAGTCCGACTGGCCCTGGCGCAGAATAGCCCGCGCAGCCGCCAGCTTCAACCCCGACTTGATCATCCACAACGGTGACATCCATTACCGCGAAGGCTTGCCCAAGGGCACCGAGCCCGGCCAGCCCCAGCCCAACGAGGCCCGCGTCGCTGCCTATATGGACACCATCACCTACGGCTGGAAGTCCTGGGAGGCGGATTTCTTCCGCCCCGCCGGCGCGCTGCTGGCCGCCGCGCCCTGGGCCATCACCCGTGGCAATCACGAGTTATGTGACCGGGCCGGCGCGGGTTGGTATCGCTTTCTCGACTACCGCCGCTTCCCCGCGCAAGAACCGCAATACAGCCCGGACTACGACGCCGCCATCTGCAGCAATGCCACCGACCCGCTGCTGGTGCGCCTGGGTGACTTGCAGCTGATTCTGATGGACGTGGGCGGCCTGGCCGATGCCCCGGGCCGTGGCCGCAATCAGGGCTGGACCAATGGCGACCATTTGCGCACCGCCCGTCAACTCACCGCTGTGGCACGCGACGGCACGACCCAGAGCGCTTCCGTATCCTGGCTGGTCACGCACAAGCCGCTGTTCGCCTTTTACTCGGGCGGCCCAAAAGTCACCAGCAGCACCTGGCAGTTTCAGAAGGCTTTGCAGCCCGGCGTCGAGAGCTTTGGCGCGGGCAATGGCGAATTGCCGGCCAATCTGCAGATGGTGCATTCCGGCCATATCCACGGCTGGATGATGATCAGCCACCCGGCGCAGACTGGGCTACCCACGCAATACCTGATCGGCAATTCCGGCCAAGCCCTGGAAGGCTTCCATTTCGGCGCCCGCGGCGACAAGCCCTACCAGGCTGCAGCCCCTGAAGCGCAGGCCAATGACATCGCAACGCAAGACCGCCGTTGGCCCTGGCACGACGCGCCCTGGTCCTTCCGCTTGCCCAATGGGGTCATGGCCCAGCCCGATGCCTTCAGCAGCAGCCCCGTCATCGATGCGGGTAGCAAGAACGCGCACAGCGAGGAGTTCGGCTTCGTAGTTTTCGATCGCATCACCGGCAGCAGCAACTGGACCGCCCGCATGTTCGACCCACAGCGCCAATTGCTACGCACCTGCACCACCGAGGGCAAGCGCACCCGCTGCGAAGCCCCGGCCAAGTGA
- a CDS encoding ABC transporter substrate-binding protein, producing the protein MKKITLMALALAACSAPLLLQAQTLRWASQGDPQTMDPHSQNESMTNMVNGQVYERLTRRDRSLNLVPGLATEWTQVSPLVWRFKLRPGVKFHDGQALTADDVVYSIQRAKESSSQLAVYANAVGVPKKVDELTVEFQLAKFNPIFLQHIDLLWIMSKPWSETHRVTKPLDFKNKEESFTSMNANGTGPYQLVTRQPGIKTVYKRNPGWWGKFEGNVQEVVFSPIANDATRLAALVSGEIDFVLDPAPRDVPRLRSTSGVKVVDGPENRLVFIGMDQARDKLLYGKVSGDKNPFKDIRVRRAMYQAIDVETLKTKLMNGLSVTTGSLTPSASASYNDPQIEARAPFDIAAARKLMAEAGYADGFEVTLDCPNNRYINDESICKALAAMWAQLKIKINVNAMPRVTYFPKLEKLDTSLYLYGWGGPITDAESILTPVFRKRGEQGVGAYNYGDVRNDKFDALAAQSSVEVDPAKREQLIKAAITEFKQQFHVLPLHRQVIPWAMRNGVEAVHRPDNWLELSWVKLGK; encoded by the coding sequence ATGAAGAAGATCACCTTGATGGCTTTGGCGCTGGCGGCTTGCAGCGCGCCGCTGCTGCTTCAGGCGCAAACCCTGCGCTGGGCCAGCCAGGGCGACCCGCAAACCATGGACCCGCACTCGCAGAACGAGAGCATGACCAATATGGTCAACGGCCAGGTCTATGAGCGACTGACCCGGCGCGACCGCAGCCTGAATCTGGTGCCAGGTCTTGCCACCGAGTGGACTCAGGTCTCGCCGCTTGTCTGGCGCTTCAAGCTGCGGCCGGGCGTCAAGTTTCATGATGGTCAGGCGCTGACGGCCGATGATGTGGTCTATTCCATTCAGCGCGCCAAGGAGAGCAGCTCACAGCTGGCTGTCTACGCCAATGCCGTCGGCGTTCCCAAGAAGGTCGATGAGCTGACGGTGGAATTCCAGCTTGCCAAGTTCAATCCGATCTTTTTGCAGCACATCGACCTGCTGTGGATCATGAGCAAGCCTTGGTCGGAGACGCACCGCGTCACCAAGCCACTGGACTTCAAGAACAAGGAAGAAAGCTTCACCAGCATGAATGCCAACGGCACCGGCCCCTACCAGCTGGTGACGCGCCAACCGGGCATCAAGACCGTCTACAAACGCAACCCCGGCTGGTGGGGCAAGTTCGAGGGCAATGTGCAAGAGGTGGTGTTCAGCCCCATCGCCAATGATGCGACGCGGCTGGCGGCGCTGGTGTCGGGGGAGATCGACTTCGTGTTGGATCCCGCGCCACGCGACGTGCCGCGCCTGCGCAGCACCAGTGGCGTCAAGGTGGTGGATGGGCCGGAGAACCGGCTGGTCTTCATCGGCATGGATCAGGCTCGCGACAAGCTGCTCTACGGCAAGGTCAGCGGTGACAAGAATCCCTTCAAGGACATTCGCGTGCGGCGGGCCATGTATCAGGCCATCGATGTGGAGACGCTCAAAACCAAGCTGATGAATGGCCTGAGCGTCACCACCGGGAGCTTGACGCCCTCGGCCAGCGCCTCCTACAACGACCCGCAAATCGAGGCCCGCGCGCCCTTCGACATCGCCGCTGCGCGCAAGCTGATGGCCGAGGCCGGCTATGCCGATGGCTTCGAGGTCACGCTGGACTGCCCCAATAACCGCTACATCAACGACGAGTCCATTTGCAAAGCCTTGGCCGCGATGTGGGCGCAGCTCAAGATCAAGATCAACGTCAATGCCATGCCGCGGGTCACTTACTTCCCCAAGCTGGAAAAGCTCGACACCAGCTTGTACCTCTACGGCTGGGGCGGACCGATCACCGATGCCGAGTCCATCCTGACCCCGGTGTTCCGCAAGCGCGGCGAGCAAGGCGTGGGCGCCTACAACTACGGCGATGTGCGCAATGACAAATTCGACGCCCTGGCCGCGCAGTCCAGCGTTGAGGTCGATCCGGCCAAGCGTGAACAGCTGATCAAGGCCGCCATCACCGAGTTCAAGCAGCAGTTCCATGTCTTGCCCCTGCATCGCCAGGTGATTCCCTGGGCCATGCGCAACGGCGTCGAGGCGGTGCACCGGCCCGACAACTGGCTGGAGCTGAGCTGGGTCAAGCTCGGTAAATGA
- a CDS encoding HD-GYP domain-containing protein yields MLKKIPTQQVQLGMFLQSMEGSWLSHPFWKTKFVIKDQADLEALLTSGVPAVWIDVSKGDDVRPTSNEQVNEEASVTAALIEAAPVAPPAAAPAVPRSAPVAAPPPPPPPAPASQQKVSLGTEMAQATKVINRSKQAVINLFGEARMGRAMDVEQCLPIVEEVADSVSRNPSALISLARLKTKDDYTYMHSVAVCALMVSLAKQLGMDEAQSREAGLAGLLHDVGKMMMPLDVLNKPGQLTDAEFNVIRSHPLRGYQMLKEGGAVPASALDVCLHHHEKMDGTGYPQKLKGEEISVLARMGAVCDVYDAITSTRPYKSAWDPAGSIQRMAQWTGQFDPVIFKAFVKCVGIYPVGSLVKLESGRLAVVVDLNPLSLAAPVVRVFYSTRSKLPVPVQLLDLASPTAGDRVVGRESPLDWGFTHLDDIWRAPL; encoded by the coding sequence ATGCTCAAGAAGATTCCTACACAGCAGGTTCAGTTGGGCATGTTCCTCCAGTCGATGGAGGGATCATGGTTGTCCCACCCGTTCTGGAAAACCAAGTTCGTCATCAAGGACCAGGCTGATCTGGAGGCCTTGTTGACCAGCGGCGTGCCCGCCGTTTGGATCGATGTCAGCAAAGGCGACGATGTGCGCCCGACCTCGAACGAGCAGGTCAATGAAGAAGCCAGCGTCACCGCGGCCTTGATTGAGGCTGCGCCAGTGGCCCCGCCTGCCGCGGCCCCGGCCGTGCCGCGCTCAGCACCGGTTGCCGCGCCGCCGCCACCACCGCCTCCGGCGCCAGCCAGCCAGCAAAAGGTGAGCTTGGGTACCGAAATGGCGCAAGCCACCAAGGTCATCAACCGCAGCAAGCAAGCGGTGATCAATTTGTTTGGCGAGGCCCGCATGGGCCGCGCCATGGATGTCGAGCAATGCCTGCCCATCGTGGAGGAAGTGGCTGACTCGGTGTCGCGCAATCCATCGGCCTTGATCAGCCTGGCGCGGCTCAAGACCAAGGACGACTACACCTATATGCACTCGGTGGCCGTTTGCGCCCTGATGGTGTCGCTGGCCAAGCAACTGGGCATGGATGAGGCGCAGTCGCGCGAGGCCGGCCTGGCGGGTCTGCTGCACGATGTGGGCAAGATGATGATGCCGCTGGATGTGCTGAACAAGCCCGGCCAGCTCACCGATGCCGAGTTCAATGTCATCCGCTCGCACCCGTTGCGTGGCTATCAGATGCTCAAAGAGGGTGGTGCGGTGCCGGCGTCAGCCCTCGACGTCTGCCTGCATCATCACGAGAAGATGGACGGCACCGGCTACCCGCAAAAGCTCAAGGGTGAGGAAATCAGCGTGCTGGCGCGCATGGGCGCGGTTTGCGATGTTTACGATGCCATCACTTCCACCCGGCCATACAAGAGCGCTTGGGACCCGGCTGGCTCGATTCAGCGCATGGCGCAGTGGACGGGGCAGTTCGATCCGGTCATCTTCAAAGCTTTCGTCAAATGCGTGGGCATCTACCCGGTTGGCAGCCTGGTGAAACTGGAATCCGGCCGCTTGGCCGTGGTGGTGGACTTGAACCCGCTGAGCCTGGCTGCGCCGGTGGTGCGGGTGTTTTATTCGACCCGCTCCAAGCTGCCGGTGCCGGTGCAGTTGCTGGATCTTGCCAGCCCGACCGCCGGCGACCGGGTGGTGGGTCGAGAGTCGCCGCTGGATTGGGGTTTTACTCATCTGGACGATATCTGGCGCGCACCGCTTTAG
- a CDS encoding c-type cytochrome — protein MKKLLQISIAMFAILGATSAVQAQAQATTSAAAAGSASVQSKVAMCIGCHGIAGYQSSFPEIHKVPMIAGQNAKYIGAALTAYAKGERKHPTMRGIAQTLSEQDIADIAGYYEKQAAQAGATAVAETVPQPSAQVAELLTKGACASCHGANFSKPIDGSYPKLAGQHPDYLYAALKSYQTEGNPVVGRGNAIMAGQVKQFSHTELQAMAKYLASLPSELRTVPQSKFR, from the coding sequence ATGAAAAAACTGTTGCAGATCTCGATTGCCATGTTCGCCATTTTGGGTGCGACCTCCGCGGTTCAAGCCCAGGCTCAGGCCACCACTTCAGCTGCTGCGGCCGGGTCGGCCAGCGTTCAGTCCAAGGTTGCCATGTGCATCGGCTGCCACGGTATTGCAGGCTACCAGTCCTCGTTCCCCGAAATCCATAAAGTGCCGATGATCGCCGGGCAAAACGCCAAATACATCGGCGCGGCCTTGACCGCATATGCCAAGGGTGAGCGCAAGCACCCCACCATGCGCGGCATTGCCCAGACTCTGAGCGAGCAAGACATCGCCGACATCGCCGGCTACTACGAGAAGCAGGCGGCTCAGGCCGGTGCTACTGCCGTGGCCGAAACGGTGCCCCAGCCTTCGGCCCAAGTGGCTGAGTTGCTGACCAAGGGCGCTTGCGCCTCTTGCCACGGCGCCAATTTCAGCAAGCCCATCGACGGCAGCTACCCGAAGTTGGCGGGCCAGCATCCTGACTATCTGTATGCGGCGCTGAAGTCTTACCAAACCGAAGGTAATCCGGTGGTGGGCCGCGGCAACGCCATCATGGCCGGTCAGGTCAAGCAATTCAGCCACACCGAGTTGCAGGCCATGGCCAAGTACCTGGCTTCGCTGCCGTCCGAGTTGCGCACCGTGCCGCAAAGCAAGTTCCGCTGA
- a CDS encoding AAA family ATPase — protein sequence MKFEGSDQYIATPDLMLAVNAAAKLQRPLLVKGEPGTGKTMLAEEVARSLGMPLLQWHIKSTTKAQQGLYEYDAVSRLRDSQLAGIEGSEKVRNIENYIVKGVLWQAFEADQPVALLIDEIDKADIEFPNDLLREIDRMEFYVYETRQLIKAKHRPLVFITSNNEKELPDAFLRRCFFHYIKFPDAATMQSIVDVHFPGLKKELLAAALKTFFEVRNLPGLKKKPSTSELLDWLKLLVAEDIPTESLLTQDASVTVPPLVGALLKNEQDLTLFEKLVFMQRHNR from the coding sequence ATGAAATTTGAAGGCTCGGATCAATATATCGCCACCCCAGATTTAATGCTGGCTGTCAACGCCGCAGCAAAACTGCAGCGGCCCCTGCTGGTAAAGGGCGAACCCGGCACCGGCAAGACTATGCTTGCAGAAGAGGTGGCGCGCTCCCTGGGTATGCCCCTGTTGCAATGGCACATCAAGTCCACCACCAAAGCCCAGCAAGGGCTTTATGAGTACGACGCGGTGAGCCGCTTGCGCGACAGCCAGCTGGCCGGCATCGAAGGTTCGGAGAAAGTCCGCAACATCGAGAACTACATCGTCAAAGGCGTGCTCTGGCAAGCTTTTGAAGCCGATCAGCCGGTGGCCCTGCTGATCGACGAGATCGACAAAGCCGACATCGAATTCCCCAACGACTTGCTGCGCGAGATCGACCGGATGGAGTTCTATGTCTACGAAACCCGCCAGCTGATCAAGGCCAAGCACCGCCCGCTGGTCTTCATCACTTCCAATAACGAGAAGGAACTGCCGGACGCCTTCTTGCGCCGCTGCTTCTTCCACTACATCAAGTTCCCGGATGCTGCGACCATGCAAAGCATCGTCGATGTGCACTTCCCCGGCCTCAAGAAAGAGCTGCTGGCCGCCGCGCTGAAGACCTTCTTCGAGGTGCGCAATCTGCCGGGCCTGAAGAAAAAGCCCAGCACCTCGGAGCTGCTGGACTGGCTCAAGCTGCTGGTGGCCGAAGACATCCCCACCGAATCGCTGCTGACCCAGGACGCCTCGGTCACCGTGCCGCCGCTGGTCGGCGCGCTATTGAAGAACGAGCAAGACCTGACGCTGTTCGAGAAACTGGTCTTCATGCAACGCCATAACCGCTAA
- a CDS encoding S9 family peptidase: MSKKNQPFNVEALWQLERVGAPSLSPDGAQAVVSVSSYDMDKNKGANHLYLLSTLGGEPRRLTSAGEKDGSPQWSPSGEQIAFIARREQEGSKDEEAQLYLIAPDGGEARRLGSVATGVEAFKWFPDGRHIAFISWVWPALKGAKAQAQALTDFKARKTTAYATSEALYRFWDHHIPQGRVPHLHVIDVASGKTQDLFEGSDISLSWTEADEDCFDISPDGRRIVFAFDPAAEKRLDSRFALGEVEVKSRKIRTLLQEPDWHLQAPRYSHAGQHLAFVASHQGQKHNMPSQLAVLDTHGAWAVVSEDWDHEVDAPLSWAEDDLSLLFTSEERGRRHLWHFDLPGQKVQRIVEGGNITAFAQANGTLVLAHDSVQHPTRITVLNADGQTQRIEQFNDKRLADYRFSRHEEVIVQGAQNDPVQMWLVYPPDFDASKQYPVMQVIHGGPHTAFGDSWHWRWNHQAFAAQGYIVACVNYHGSSSFGYAFKDAITHRWGELELQDVEAGTDYLLQQPWVDAHRIFATGGSYGGYMVAWMNGHVPAGRYQAYVCHAGCYDWQAMFADDAYAWHAKELGAWYWNDPAKIASQSPHSFAQHMQTPTLVIHGAKDYRVPDAQGLAYYNTLKARNVDARLLWFPDENHWILQPQNSRLWYGEFFDWLKSHDSVAGAGAKPSKAAKATKAEKPGKSDKAAKARKAKN; the protein is encoded by the coding sequence ATGAGCAAGAAGAATCAGCCCTTCAATGTCGAAGCCCTGTGGCAACTTGAGCGCGTCGGCGCGCCCAGCTTGTCGCCCGATGGCGCGCAGGCGGTGGTCAGCGTCAGCAGCTACGACATGGACAAGAACAAGGGGGCCAACCACCTTTATCTGCTGTCCACCCTGGGCGGCGAGCCGCGCCGGCTGACCTCGGCCGGTGAGAAAGATGGCAGCCCGCAGTGGAGCCCCAGCGGTGAGCAAATCGCCTTCATCGCCCGGCGCGAACAAGAAGGCAGCAAGGACGAAGAAGCACAGCTCTACCTGATCGCACCCGATGGCGGCGAAGCACGCCGCTTGGGTTCTGTCGCCACCGGGGTGGAAGCCTTCAAATGGTTTCCGGACGGGCGCCACATCGCCTTCATCTCCTGGGTCTGGCCAGCGCTGAAAGGCGCCAAGGCGCAAGCGCAAGCCCTGACCGACTTCAAGGCCCGCAAGACCACGGCCTACGCCACCTCAGAGGCGCTCTACCGCTTCTGGGACCACCATATTCCGCAAGGCCGGGTGCCGCACCTCCACGTCATTGACGTGGCCAGCGGCAAGACGCAGGACTTGTTCGAAGGCAGCGACATCAGCCTGAGCTGGACCGAGGCCGATGAAGACTGCTTCGACATCTCACCCGATGGCCGGCGCATCGTCTTCGCCTTCGACCCCGCCGCAGAGAAGCGTTTAGATAGCCGCTTTGCCCTGGGCGAGGTGGAGGTCAAGAGCCGCAAGATCAGAACCTTGTTGCAAGAGCCGGACTGGCATCTGCAAGCGCCGCGCTACAGCCATGCCGGCCAGCACCTGGCCTTTGTCGCCAGCCACCAAGGCCAAAAGCACAATATGCCGTCGCAGCTGGCGGTGCTGGACACACATGGCGCCTGGGCCGTGGTGTCGGAAGACTGGGACCATGAGGTCGACGCCCCCTTGAGCTGGGCCGAAGACGATCTGAGCCTGCTCTTCACCTCCGAAGAGCGCGGCCGCCGCCATCTGTGGCATTTCGATCTGCCTGGCCAGAAAGTTCAGCGCATCGTCGAAGGCGGCAATATCACCGCCTTCGCCCAGGCCAACGGCACGCTGGTGCTGGCGCACGACAGTGTTCAACACCCCACCCGCATCACGGTGCTCAACGCTGACGGCCAAACCCAGCGCATCGAGCAGTTCAATGACAAGCGCCTGGCCGACTACCGCTTTTCACGCCACGAAGAAGTGATCGTTCAGGGCGCGCAGAACGACCCGGTGCAGATGTGGCTGGTCTACCCGCCGGACTTCGATGCCAGCAAGCAATACCCGGTGATGCAGGTGATCCACGGCGGCCCGCATACCGCTTTCGGTGATTCCTGGCATTGGCGCTGGAACCATCAGGCGTTTGCCGCGCAGGGCTATATCGTCGCCTGCGTCAACTACCACGGCTCATCGAGCTTCGGCTACGCCTTCAAGGACGCCATCACCCACCGCTGGGGCGAGTTGGAATTGCAAGACGTCGAAGCCGGCACCGACTATCTGCTCCAGCAGCCCTGGGTCGATGCGCACCGCATCTTCGCCACCGGCGGCAGCTACGGCGGCTATATGGTGGCCTGGATGAATGGCCATGTGCCTGCAGGGCGCTACCAAGCCTATGTCTGCCATGCCGGCTGCTACGACTGGCAAGCCATGTTCGCCGACGATGCCTACGCTTGGCATGCCAAGGAATTGGGCGCTTGGTATTGGAACGATCCCGCCAAGATCGCCTCGCAAAGCCCGCACAGCTTTGCCCAACACATGCAAACGCCCACCTTGGTGATTCACGGCGCCAAGGACTACCGCGTGCCGGATGCGCAAGGCCTGGCCTACTACAACACCCTCAAGGCCCGGAATGTGGATGCGCGCCTGCTGTGGTTCCCGGACGAAAACCACTGGATCTTGCAACCGCAGAACAGCCGGCTTTGGTACGGCGAGTTTTTTGACTGGCTAAAAAGCCATGACTCGGTGGCGGGTGCTGGCGCCAAGCCAAGCAAGGCTGCAAAGGCAACGAAGGCCGAGAAGCCTGGAAAGAGTGACAAAGCAGCCAAGGCCCGCAAGGCCAAGAACTGA
- a CDS encoding vWA domain-containing protein — protein sequence MLIKFFYTLRAAKLPVSVREFLSLLEGLQAGVIGADGPPSTEDFYFLARTTLVKDEAHYDKFDRAFAAYFKGVELLTDFSKDVPLEWLRKHLELELTPEQKAAIEKMGWQELMDTLKKRFEEQKERHEGGNKWIGTGGTSPFGNSGYNPQGIRIGGASRNKSAVKVWEQRAYKDYDDQLELGTRNIKVALRRLRRFAREGSELELDLDNTIHKTAANAGMLDIRMIPERHNKVKVLLLMDVGGTMDEHIHRVEELFSAAKTEFKHLEFFYFHNCVYDFVWKNNRRRFAEKTSTWDIIRKYNRDYKLIFVGDATMSPYEILQPGGSVEYNNEEAGAEWLQRLANAFPKYAWINPEPQGVWQYRQSVALIQQLMHQRMFPLSLVGLEAAMRLLSK from the coding sequence ATGCTGATCAAATTCTTCTACACCTTGCGCGCTGCCAAGCTGCCGGTTTCCGTGCGGGAATTTCTCAGCCTGCTCGAAGGCTTGCAGGCGGGCGTGATCGGCGCCGATGGCCCGCCCTCGACCGAGGATTTCTATTTCCTAGCCCGCACCACCCTGGTCAAGGACGAAGCCCATTACGACAAGTTCGACCGCGCCTTCGCGGCCTACTTCAAGGGCGTGGAGCTGCTCACCGACTTCAGTAAAGACGTGCCCCTGGAATGGCTGCGCAAGCACCTGGAGCTGGAGCTGACGCCAGAGCAAAAAGCCGCCATCGAGAAGATGGGCTGGCAGGAGTTGATGGACACGCTCAAGAAGCGCTTCGAGGAGCAAAAAGAGCGCCACGAAGGCGGCAACAAATGGATAGGCACCGGCGGCACCAGCCCCTTCGGCAATAGCGGCTACAACCCGCAAGGCATACGCATTGGCGGCGCCAGCCGCAACAAGAGCGCCGTCAAAGTGTGGGAGCAGCGCGCCTACAAAGACTACGACGACCAGTTGGAGCTGGGCACCCGCAATATCAAGGTCGCCCTGCGCCGGCTGCGCCGCTTCGCCCGCGAAGGCTCCGAGCTTGAGCTCGATCTGGATAACACCATCCACAAAACCGCCGCCAATGCCGGCATGCTGGACATCCGCATGATCCCGGAACGCCACAACAAGGTCAAAGTGCTCTTGTTGATGGATGTGGGCGGCACCATGGACGAGCATATCCACCGCGTGGAGGAGTTGTTCTCGGCCGCCAAGACCGAGTTCAAGCACCTCGAGTTTTTCTACTTTCACAACTGCGTCTACGACTTCGTCTGGAAGAACAACCGCCGCCGCTTTGCCGAGAAGACCTCCACCTGGGACATCATCCGCAAGTACAACCGCGACTACAAACTGATCTTCGTCGGCGATGCGACGATGAGCCCTTACGAAATCCTTCAGCCCGGCGGCAGCGTCGAATACAACAACGAAGAAGCCGGGGCCGAATGGCTGCAACGCCTGGCCAATGCCTTCCCGAAGTACGCATGGATCAATCCCGAACCGCAGGGCGTATGGCAGTACCGCCAGAGCGTGGCCCTGATTCAGCAACTCATGCATCAGCGCATGTTCCCTCTGTCTCTGGTCGGGCTGGAAGCCGCCATGCGTTTGCTCAGCAAATGA